CCGGAACCGGCCGTGGTCCTCGGGTTCACCGCGGGTCTGATCATCGATCTGCTCGGCAGCGCGCCGCTCGGGCTGCGGGCGATGGTGCTCACCATCGTCGCGTATGTAACCGTTCGGACACGGGATCGCTTTGAGATCTCGATACCGACGATCGGCGTTGCCGTCTGGGCGATCGCTCTCGGAGGCACCGTGTTGCTCGCCATCATTGGTACTCTTTTCGGAGAGAGAATTCTTCGTGACCCGCTGGTACTTCGCCAGATCTTGCTGGGCCCTGTCTATGACGTGATTCTGGCCGTGGCGGTCCTTCCACTCATGACACGGGTTCTTGGCGGTGACAGGCACAGGGAGATGATGCTGTGAGAGAAGGCTGGCGTCTCGGCGCGATCGGCCTTGTGTTCGTAGCGATGTTCACGGTCCTGGGTGCTCGCCTATGGTTCGTCCAGGTCGCTGCCGCCCCGGATTATCAACGACGGGCAGAGAATCTTCTCGTCGCCTTCCGGACGCTCCCCGCACCCCGGGGATCGATCATGGACCGCTCGGGAACAACCATCGTGGCGAGCAAGTTCGCACCCGGCATCGTCGTCGACCGCATCATGATCCCGGCCGATATCGAAGATTCGATCGTTCAGCAACTGTCCGGACTCATGGGAATCCCGGCGGTGTCGATCTGGGCCGCCTTCGAAGAGGCAGGTTCTGCCAGCGTGGTATATCTCGGGACCGTGGATACCGATGTCGCCTACTACGTGTGGGAGCACCAGAGCCAGCTACCGGGCGTATCGATCGAAGAGATTCCGGAGCGCCGTTACCCGCAAGGTTCGCTCGCGGGCCACATCATCGGTTACACGGGCAAGCCTTCAGCCGAGCAGCTCATGGCTGACGAGAACCTGGATCCGAATGCGATCATCGGCAAGGGCGGTCTTGAAGCGTCATACGACGAATGGCTGCAGGGGGAACCGGGTTCGGAGGCATACCAGACGAACGCTCGCGGCTCGATTCTGAAGGAGCTGCTCCGCCAGCCTGCACAGCCGGGCGATACGTTGCACCTGAGCCTCGACCTCGACACCGAAAGGGTCGTCGAGCAAGCTCTTCACGACGCAATCGATCTCGCGAATCAGCTCAAACACGAGAAGGGCTCCTACAACGGTCTCGCCCGAAAGGCGGTCGCCGTCGTGATGGACGTCACGAACGGCGGGATCATCGCGATGGACTCCGTTCCCGAGTTCGATCCAACCCTCCTTCGAGAGGTCTCCTCCAAACAGCTCGAGAGTCTCGTCCGCAACGGCGAGTTCTCATACAACAACCTGGCGATATCCGGCCAGTATCCGCCCGCATCGACGTTCAAGGCGGTCACCTATCTGACTGCGGTCGAAGAGAACATCTACCCCGAAGGCGTGACCGGTCCGAACGACCGGACCGAATGCAGCGCCCAGCTGAAGGCGCCGTTCACGGACGGCTCCGCCCAGGTCTGGAAGAACTGGACGTTCCCTCGTGACGGCGGGTTCCAGAACCTGCATGAGGCATTCGCCCGCTCCTGCAACGTGTATTTCTGGGAGATCGCACTGCAGATCTGGGATCGGTACAAAGGCACCGACAAGGAGAACCTCCTCCAGGACTGGGCCCGCCGGCTCGGATTCGGAGCCCAGACCGGGATCGATCTGCCGGGGGAGCAGGATGGGCTGATTCCCGATCGG
This window of the Gammaproteobacteria bacterium genome carries:
- the mrdA gene encoding penicillin-binding protein 2, which gives rise to MREGWRLGAIGLVFVAMFTVLGARLWFVQVAAAPDYQRRAENLLVAFRTLPAPRGSIMDRSGTTIVASKFAPGIVVDRIMIPADIEDSIVQQLSGLMGIPAVSIWAAFEEAGSASVVYLGTVDTDVAYYVWEHQSQLPGVSIEEIPERRYPQGSLAGHIIGYTGKPSAEQLMADENLDPNAIIGKGGLEASYDEWLQGEPGSEAYQTNARGSILKELLRQPAQPGDTLHLSLDLDTERVVEQALHDAIDLANQLKHEKGSYNGLARKAVAVVMDVTNGGIIAMDSVPEFDPTLLREVSSKQLESLVRNGEFSYNNLAISGQYPPASTFKAVTYLTAVEENIYPEGVTGPNDRTECSAQLKAPFTDGSAQVWKNWTFPRDGGFQNLHEAFARSCNVYFWEIALQIWDRYKGTDKENLLQDWARRLGFGAQTGIDLPGEQDGLIPDRALFEERKQTQLRNPSLRLLDESRLTTVSPWFGGDLLQMATGQGALLTTPLQMAVAYAALVNGGTVWRPRVVDRITDVDGHEVMSNPPEVVRSLDLAPAIVRMLRDDMRRVTNEGTARSAFAPMGSKSVLIGGKTGTAQMPKVCVEKDADGKCLRLRDADVTSWFVGVAPIDDPKYVVVVMVEEGGGGSQVAAPAARFIFQHLLGMEPTPIIAGERTEY
- the mreD gene encoding rod shape-determining protein MreD gives rise to the protein PEPAVVLGFTAGLIIDLLGSAPLGLRAMVLTIVAYVTVRTRDRFEISIPTIGVAVWAIALGGTVLLAIIGTLFGERILRDPLVLRQILLGPVYDVILAVAVLPLMTRVLGGDRHREMML